One Obesumbacterium proteus DNA window includes the following coding sequences:
- a CDS encoding winged helix-turn-helix domain-containing protein yields MLTLNERCHIDLSNQCICYDESYIHLSYMEVMLLKLLIKHADKILTKEEVIAELWPDDAENHEYIDNLSQLIHKVRRILAICGLKNTILTVRNKGYRFSLIACQDIPMEKHEDAQSPPFPPTETLDNNSNKLIINILQQQYDIRFMCYLNIVLFITIISHYFSFLG; encoded by the coding sequence ATGTTGACACTAAACGAAAGGTGCCATATTGATCTTAGCAATCAATGTATATGCTATGATGAAAGCTATATTCACTTGTCATATATGGAAGTTATGCTGTTAAAACTGCTGATTAAACATGCTGATAAAATATTAACCAAAGAAGAAGTCATCGCCGAACTCTGGCCTGATGATGCAGAGAACCACGAATATATAGATAATTTATCACAACTAATACATAAGGTTAGAAGGATACTAGCTATTTGCGGGTTAAAAAACACAATCCTCACGGTGAGAAATAAAGGATATCGTTTTTCTCTTATCGCTTGTCAAGATATCCCGATGGAAAAACACGAAGATGCTCAATCGCCGCCATTTCCCCCAACAGAAACGTTAGACAATAATAGCAATAAACTAATAATAAATATTTTACAGCAACAGTATGATATCAGATTCATGTGCTACCTAAATATAGTGTTATTTATTACTATAATAAGTCATTATTTTTCTTTTCTTGGATAG
- a CDS encoding lytic polysaccharide monooxygenase produces MNRKLQALISTSVLTAGVMFYCQASYAHGFVTSPPSRSYQCQLGVNSNCGPVQYEPQSIEGPQGFPSGGPADGHLASGGKANFSALDSQSPTRWVKTSIKSGENTFVWNLTAQHKTTSWKYYLTKSGWNNTKPLTRADFNLKPFCEFNDGGALPPQTVTHKCTIPTGNTGDQVILAVWNIADTSNAFYQAIDVNITD; encoded by the coding sequence ATGAACAGAAAATTACAGGCGTTAATTTCAACGTCAGTTTTAACCGCCGGAGTGATGTTTTATTGCCAAGCTTCTTATGCCCATGGGTTTGTCACTTCGCCACCGAGTCGTTCTTACCAATGCCAACTTGGCGTCAATAGTAATTGTGGCCCCGTCCAATATGAACCACAAAGTATTGAAGGCCCTCAGGGATTTCCATCCGGCGGCCCTGCCGATGGTCACTTGGCGAGCGGTGGGAAAGCAAACTTTAGTGCTTTAGATAGCCAAAGCCCGACGCGTTGGGTGAAAACATCCATTAAGAGCGGGGAAAATACATTTGTATGGAATTTAACGGCACAACATAAAACGACAAGCTGGAAATATTATCTGACAAAGTCAGGTTGGAATAACACCAAGCCATTGACTCGGGCAGATTTTAATCTAAAACCATTCTGTGAGTTTAATGATGGTGGCGCTCTTCCTCCTCAAACGGTGACTCATAAATGCACCATCCCGACAGGCAATACCGGAGATCAGGTGATTCTGGCGGTTTGGAATATTGCAGATACAAGTAACGCGTTTTATCAGGCAATTGATGTGAATATTACCGACTAA